The Alosa sapidissima isolate fAloSap1 chromosome 5, fAloSap1.pri, whole genome shotgun sequence genome has a window encoding:
- the LOC121709075 gene encoding uncharacterized protein LOC121709075, producing the protein MATRELENHRYRGSPGLTTNRLTGGETSRDKRKPKTQVQCFQLDQGTCSDSDPDRTLPSKAEVVADEFSTGDYPVYVPFLIVGSAFLALLLFGSSACFLYNRQTSSTSDSVAIGTTTTTTTTTTASCSSSATLCPPPIHGDRIHGDQPRCRGDSCHVQRPCRDGQPVGGSGEHPAAENIVVAAAAAVKRPITHPHPPCVYCSGQHGQRAPSPANPIASRGHALPLTPTPTLVMAPSSQHGFTPPVPTLARSQAQHSVPHSQHSAPHAADQQLTVSYPQHFNTHPQSSSYSRATCSAQYATMPRPGSPAHDTPLGPLPKLPISPQQLPPGALFPGSLLCGYILQSQTTAALTPAAYRQHRIPSPPPSLTLTHHPPL; encoded by the exons ATGGCCACG CGCGAGCTTGAAAACCACCGTTACCGAGGCTCTCCAGGGCTCACGACCAACCGACTGACCGGTGGTGAAACCTCAAGAGATAAACGCAAACCGAAGACACAAGTCCAATGTTTCCA ACTGGACCAGGGAACTTGTTCGGACTCCGACCCCGACCGAACGTTACCGAGTAAGGCCGAGGTTGTGGCAGACGAGTTTAGCACTGGAG ACTATCCTGTCTACGTTCCCTTTCTCATCGTTGGCTCCGCCTTCCTGGCCCTCCTTCTTTTCGGAAGCTCCGCCTGCTTCCTCTACAATCGCCAAACATCATCCACCTCCGACTCTGTTGCCATCGGTACCACcacaacaaccaccaccaccaccacagcctccTGCAGCTCCTCCGCCACCTTGTGTCCACCTCCCATCCATGGCGACCGCATCCATGGAGACCAGCCCCGATGTCGAGGGGACAGCTGTCATGTCCAGCGCCCGTGTCGTGACGGCCAGCCTGTCGGCGGCAGCGGTGAGCATCCTGCAGCGGAGAACATTGTCGTTGCCGCAGCAGCAGCCGTGAAACGTCCGATCACCCATCCGCACCCGCCCTGCGTCTACTGCAGTGGGCAGCACGGCCAGCGAGCGCCCAGTCCAGCCAACCCGATCGCCAGCCGCGGCCATGCCCTCCCCCTCacgcccacccccaccctggTGATGGCTCCGTCCAGCCAGCACGGCTTCACCCCCCCCGTCCCCACCCTGGCGAGGTCTCAGGCCCAGCATTCCGTCCCACATTCCCAGCATTCCGCCCCGCATGCCGCTGACCAGCAGCTGACCGTCTCCTACCCGCAGCACTTCAACACCCACCCGCAGAGCTCCTCCTACTCCAGAGCCACATGCTCCGCCCAGTACGCCACCATGCCCCGCCCCGGCTCCCCGGCCCATGACACGCCCCTCGGACCCCTCCCCAAATTACCCATAAGCCCCCAGCAGCTGCCGCCGGGGGCGTTGTTCCCGGGCTCCCTGCTGTGCGGCTACATCCTGCAGTCCCAGACCACGGCGGCGCTCACGCCCGCTGCCTACAGACAGCACAggatcccctcccctccacccagcctcacactcacacaccaccctCCACTCTAG
- the LOC121708698 gene encoding wiskott-Aldrich syndrome protein family member 3-like: MPMLKRSVEPHHVCRTEIPECIEIELECVNNATLSAIIRQLSSLSKHAEDIFAELFQEASVFYLRTVSLQDRIDRLAAKVTQLDSSVEEVSLQDIHLRKAFHSCTAQDQHLVSKASIPTPITQMYRRSDKPPPLGALTQYREDGVDALKLYSDPSYFFDLWKERMMLATEEKRRERRRQREQKRGMHGTLPREVKRVRKVRDRREEWNRLALDKELRPDRAHTLAHTLAHAHAHTLAHTRVRPGHHTHTMAATVWFAGESRPPFPDFPATQPIMTNHRPPQPSLTNQHPPPAPEGGA, translated from the exons atgcCGATGCTGAAAAGAAGCGTGGAGCCTCATCATGTATGCAGGACAGAAATCCCAGAATGCATTGAGATTGAGCTGGAGTGTGTGAACAACGCAACGCTATCAGCCATCATACGCCAGCTCAGCAGTCtga GTAAGCATGCGGAGGACATCTTTGCAGAGCTCTTCCAGGAGGCCAGTGTGTTCTACCTGCGGACTGTCTCCCTGCAGGACCGCATCGACCGCCTGGCTGCCAAGGTCACGCAGCTGGACTCCAGCGTGGAGGAGG tctctctccagGACATCCACCTGCGTAAAGCCTTCCACAGCTGCACAGCTCAGGACCAGCATTTGGTATCCAAGGCCAGCATCCCCACTCCCATCACTCAGATGTATCGCCGTAGCGACAAGCCCCCTCCTCTCGGTGCGCTGACCCAGTACAG ggaggATGGAGTGGACGCTCTGAAGCTGTACTCAGACCCCTCCTACTTCTTTGACCTGTGGAAAGAGAGGATGATGCTGgccacagaggagaagagaagagagagaaggcgaCAAAGG gAGCAGAAGCGAGGGATGCATGGGACTTTGCCGCGGGAGGTGAAGAGGGTGCGGAAAGTGAGGGATCGCAGGGAGGAGTGGAACAGGTTGGCTCTGGACAAAGAGCTGCGCCCAGACCGtgctcacacactcgcacacacactcgctcatgcacacgcacacacactcgcacacacacgtgtgcggcctggccaccacacacacacaatggcagcAACTGTGTGGTTCGCAGGGGAgagcag ACCTCCATTCCCAGATTTCCCTGCCACTCAGCCCATCATGACCAATCACAGGCCTCCCCAGCCATCTCTGACCAATCAGCACCCGCCCCCCGCCCCAGAGGGTGGAGCATGA
- the LOC121708717 gene encoding wiskott-Aldrich syndrome protein family member 3-like: MAPPPAPPPVPPLPTGIGMVTSDARSDLLAAIRVGIQLKKVQEQKELRAKRQPIGNDVAAILSRRIAVEMSDSEEGEESDGEGGRGWSD; the protein is encoded by the exons ATGgcgcctcctccagctcctccccCTGTCCCGCCTTTGCCAACAGGCATTGGCATGGTAACCAGTGATGCTCGAAGTGACCTGCTGGCAGCAATACGTGTTG gtATTCAGCTGAAGAAGGTACAAGAGCAAAAGGAGCTGAGAGCAAAGCGCCAACCAATCGGAAACgatgtggcagccatattgtCCCGGCGCATCGCCGTGGAGATGAGTGactcagaggaaggagaggagtcaGACGGGGAAGGTGGGAGGGGCTGGTCGGACTGA